The following proteins are co-located in the Lacticaseibacillus paracasei subsp. paracasei genome:
- a CDS encoding glycosyltransferase family 2 protein: MVKPLVTIIVPVYNLEAYVAHGLKSLIEQTYSHLQIIVIDDASKDHSPQIIAHFAELDSRIQPILKQVNHGVSAARNSGLALAKGDLVAFMDGDDWYEPDFIAHAVDMMARGWDLIAMPFYRDDPDPRPVHEALRKPKQLTREGLIRQMLHPIGYIRGYLWNKVFRRDVIEQVRLRFDESMTIMEDELFTATYVMATHRFLYTGHPAYHHVVRRDSATQSLGIIGAVPQQLYALWRIHQVLRVARRTEKVTKKEAIKIEH; this comes from the coding sequence ATGGTAAAGCCACTCGTCACCATCATTGTGCCGGTTTATAATCTTGAAGCCTATGTGGCTCACGGCTTGAAAAGCTTAATTGAACAAACTTATTCTCATTTGCAAATCATTGTGATCGATGATGCCTCAAAAGATCATTCTCCGCAGATCATTGCGCATTTCGCAGAACTGGATTCGCGTATTCAACCGATTCTGAAGCAGGTGAATCATGGGGTTTCGGCTGCACGCAACAGCGGCTTGGCCCTAGCCAAAGGCGATTTAGTTGCTTTCATGGATGGCGATGACTGGTACGAGCCGGACTTTATTGCTCACGCCGTTGACATGATGGCGCGTGGTTGGGATCTCATTGCGATGCCGTTTTATCGGGATGATCCTGACCCGCGACCGGTGCATGAGGCTTTACGCAAGCCTAAGCAACTCACGCGGGAAGGCCTAATTCGGCAAATGCTTCATCCAATTGGTTATATTCGCGGTTATTTATGGAATAAAGTTTTTCGACGTGATGTCATCGAGCAAGTAAGGCTACGTTTTGATGAAAGCATGACAATTATGGAAGATGAACTGTTCACGGCGACTTACGTGATGGCCACTCACCGGTTTCTTTACACCGGGCATCCAGCTTATCATCATGTTGTTCGTCGAGACTCAGCGACCCAATCGTTGGGGATCATCGGTGCGGTTCCGCAGCAGCTATATGCGCTTTGGCGGATTCATCAAGTTTTACGAGTCGCACGACGAACAGAAAAGGTCACTAAGAAAGAGGCAATTAAGATTGAACATTGA
- a CDS encoding DUF975 family protein → MTEHLMTYRQLKQKAKGQLKEGTNRRDLMLAYLLPSLIQAAVAIITYLMVFALIQKFGIDKALTDPDGFQNYLQSGNRTGSMNTIQSLVNTMLIQGVNFGVLDLVRRKERVQPLHALLGLFNGQWFWGAISLWIFMYFLTLMGLSFFLIPGILLALGWRQAFWVFKDGHETNQRFSSISALIGSWRLMRGFKGDLLGLYVSMIGWYLLENITFHLFDWAINPYLQLVHANYYENRRAYKIAAQAAQS, encoded by the coding sequence TTGACAGAACATTTAATGACTTATCGCCAGCTTAAGCAAAAAGCAAAAGGGCAATTAAAAGAAGGCACGAATCGGCGCGATTTGATGCTGGCTTATTTGTTACCGAGTTTAATTCAGGCAGCTGTCGCTATCATCACGTACTTGATGGTCTTCGCCTTAATTCAAAAATTCGGCATTGACAAAGCTTTGACTGATCCAGATGGATTCCAGAATTATCTGCAAAGTGGCAATCGTACCGGAAGTATGAATACGATTCAAAGCTTGGTCAATACGATGCTGATTCAAGGGGTCAATTTTGGCGTGCTAGATCTTGTACGCCGTAAAGAGCGAGTTCAACCACTGCATGCGCTGCTAGGCCTATTTAACGGTCAGTGGTTCTGGGGTGCCATCTCATTATGGATCTTTATGTATTTCTTGACGTTGATGGGGCTGTCATTTTTCTTGATTCCTGGAATACTACTTGCATTGGGCTGGCGTCAGGCCTTTTGGGTCTTTAAAGATGGTCATGAAACCAATCAGCGCTTTTCCTCGATATCGGCGTTGATCGGTTCTTGGCGACTGATGCGCGGCTTCAAAGGCGATTTGCTCGGCCTGTATGTTTCCATGATCGGTTGGTATCTTCTGGAAAACATCACGTTCCATTTATTTGACTGGGCGATCAATCCATACTTGCAATTGGTTCACGCTAACTATTATGAAAATCGGCGCGCTTACAAGATCGCGGCTCAAGCGGCTCAATCATGA
- the lepB gene encoding signal peptidase I, with translation MKNNSHSTLKTVLEFLVLFAVIFFASQLLMRYVLSKDVVQGTSMQPTLENGDRLYSIRVKKPKRNDIVVINAPDRPGSLYIKRVIGMPGDTVSSKDNQLSVNGKKIAEPYLNKKFATDEINKWASQQGLDASTIKFTNDFNIKTLSSTKSAKVPAGKYFVMGDNRLVSHDSRDFGFVDKSKIQSVVVWRYWPLNQMKLY, from the coding sequence GTGAAAAATAACAGTCATTCCACCTTAAAAACGGTGCTCGAATTCCTTGTCCTTTTTGCCGTTATCTTCTTTGCCAGTCAACTACTGATGCGCTATGTGTTGAGCAAAGATGTGGTGCAAGGAACTTCGATGCAACCGACTTTGGAAAACGGCGATCGTTTGTATTCTATCCGCGTCAAAAAGCCTAAGCGAAACGATATCGTGGTTATTAATGCCCCTGATCGGCCTGGTTCTCTCTATATTAAACGTGTCATTGGCATGCCAGGTGACACCGTTAGTTCAAAAGATAATCAATTGTCAGTGAACGGCAAGAAGATTGCCGAACCATACTTGAACAAAAAGTTTGCCACCGACGAGATTAATAAATGGGCCAGTCAGCAGGGACTTGATGCTTCAACGATTAAATTCACCAATGACTTCAACATCAAAACCCTTTCCTCAACGAAATCCGCTAAGGTACCAGCCGGCAAATACTTCGTGATGGGTGATAATCGGCTAGTATCCCATGACAGCCGCGATTTTGGATTTGTTGATAAGTCAAAAATTCAATCAGTTGTTGTTTGGCGCTATTGGCCATTGAATCAGATGAAACTTTACTAG
- a CDS encoding ADP-ribosylglycohydrolase family protein: MGIMESRLIHGTVGFAIGDALGLPVKGQNAAELTAAPVTTMKGYGTFSQPAGTYSDETGLALAGLDALQHGFDEQALIKAYQAWFTAGKYAPYGKRSPDIWPSIETALKTGQSVAAAKEPGALIRILPFAFFAYQTFDTSLFQKAEGVKVLETFVHITNQDAENLVAAGIYMQIAVELLGATPDLPSAIATGIDKAGSYFGTTQPYQPVFEAFQAALADDKWPDGSATDPISLLARTLKALQSKPDYHDAVLQTVNQGGATDTTGALVGGLAGLAYGYTSLPHRWCLMLAEYAQIVDLCRQAENSGFFPKYD; this comes from the coding sequence ATGGGTATCATGGAATCACGCTTGATTCACGGCACCGTTGGTTTTGCGATCGGTGATGCGTTGGGATTGCCAGTTAAGGGACAAAATGCGGCTGAATTAACCGCAGCACCGGTGACCACCATGAAGGGTTATGGCACCTTTAGCCAACCTGCTGGCACCTACTCTGACGAAACTGGACTCGCGTTAGCCGGATTAGATGCCTTGCAGCACGGTTTTGATGAACAAGCCTTAATCAAGGCTTACCAGGCTTGGTTCACCGCGGGTAAGTATGCTCCTTATGGCAAACGCAGTCCGGATATCTGGCCAAGCATTGAAACAGCACTTAAAACTGGCCAATCAGTTGCCGCCGCCAAAGAACCCGGGGCACTCATTCGAATCTTGCCATTCGCCTTTTTCGCCTATCAAACGTTTGACACGAGTCTTTTTCAAAAAGCTGAAGGTGTTAAGGTGCTTGAAACTTTTGTTCATATTACTAACCAAGACGCTGAAAACTTGGTTGCTGCTGGCATTTACATGCAAATTGCCGTTGAATTACTTGGCGCGACGCCAGATTTACCGAGTGCCATTGCCACTGGTATCGACAAAGCAGGTAGTTATTTTGGAACCACGCAGCCTTACCAGCCAGTTTTTGAAGCTTTTCAAGCAGCTTTGGCAGATGATAAGTGGCCTGATGGGAGTGCTACCGATCCGATCAGTTTATTAGCACGTACACTTAAGGCACTGCAAAGTAAACCGGACTATCACGATGCCGTCTTACAAACCGTGAACCAAGGTGGCGCTACCGATACAACTGGCGCGCTTGTTGGCGGTTTAGCTGGACTTGCCTACGGGTATACAAGTTTGCCGCATCGTTGGTGCCTGATGTTAGCCGAATATGCGCAAATTGTCGACTTATGCCGGCAAGCCGAAAATAGCGGCTTTTTCCCAAAATACGATTAA